The following proteins are encoded in a genomic region of Glycine max cultivar Williams 82 chromosome 18, Glycine_max_v4.0, whole genome shotgun sequence:
- the LOC100801827 gene encoding calreticulin-3, with protein MAENGSIELNKFVLFCLLLLIQVAVSEIIFEERFDDGWRSRWVKSDWKSSEGKAGSFKHTAGKWAGDPDDKGIQTSSDAKHFAISAKIPEFTNKNRTLVLQYSVKFEQEIECGGGYIKLLSGFVNQKKFGGDTPYILMFGPDLCGTDTKKLHVILSYHGQNYPIKKDLQCETDRLTHFYTFILRPDATYSVLVDNRERDSGSMYTDWDILPPRKIKDVKAKKPADWEEREYIEDPDDVKPEGYDSIPREIPDPNAKEPENWDEEEDGKWKPPKIPNPAYKGPWKRKKIKNPNYKGKWKTPWIDNPEFEDDPDLYVLKPIKYVGIEVWQVKGGSVFDNVLICDDPDYAKQVVEEVFANREIEKEGFEEAEKVRKAKEEEEAQRAREEGERRRRERGHDRRYRDRYRDKYRRHRYDYDGHDEL; from the exons ATGGCGGAAAATGGTTCAATTGAGCTGAACAAGtttgtgttgttttgtttgttgttgCTAATACAAGTGGCAGTTTCTGAAATCATTTTTGAAGAGCGATTTGATG ATGGATGGCGAAGTAGGTGGGTGAAATCAGACTGGAAAAGCAGTGAGGGCAAAGCAGGTTCATTCAAGCACACAGCTGGAAAATGGGCTGGTGATCCAGATGACAAAG GTATTCAAACATCCAGTGATGCCAAACACTTTGCCATCTCTGCAAAAATACCAGAATTCACAAACAAGAACAGAACATTGGTCCTTCAGTATTCTGTAAAATTTGAGCAAGAGATTGAATGTGGTGGAGGGTACATCAAGCTTCTCTCTGGATTTGTTAATCAAAAGAAGTTTGGTGGGGATACACCATATAT TTTAATGTTTGGACCAGATTTATGTGGCACGGATACAAAGAAGCTCCATGTGATACTCTCCTACCACGGTCAAAATTACCCCATAAAGAAGGACCTGCAATGTGAAACTGACAGGTTAACTCATTTCTACACATTCATTCTCAGGCCAGATGCCACATACAGTGTCCTGGTTGATAATAGAGAGAGAGATTCTGGAAGCATGTATACAGATTGGGATATTCTTCCTCCACGAAAAATCAAAGATGTCAAGGCCAAAAAG CCTGCAGACTGGGAGGAAAGAGAATACATTGAAGACCCTGATGATGTCAAACCTGAG GGATATGATTCAATCCCAAGAGAAATTCCTGACCCAAATGCTAAAGAG CCTGAAAACTGGGATGAAGAGGAAGATGGGAAATGGAAACCACCAAAGATACCAAATCCAGCATACAAAGGACCATGGAAAAGAAAG AAAATCAAGAACCCTAACTACAAAGGGAAATGGAAAACTCCATGGATAGATAATCCAG AGTTTGAAGACGACCCTGATCTTTATGTGCTTAAGCCTATCAAGTATGTAGGCATTGAAGTTTGGCAG GTTAAAGGCGGTTCAGTTTTTGACAACGTTTTGATTTGTGACGACCCTGATTATGCAAAACAAGTTGTTGAGGAGGTGTTTGCCAACAGGGAG ATTGAAAAGGAAGGTTTTGAGGAAGCAGAGAAAGTGAGAAAAGCCAAAGAGGAGGAG GAGGCTCAAAGAGCAAGAGAAGAAGGTGAAAGGCGTAGACGAGAGAGAGGTCATGATCGACGATATCGGGACAGATATAGAGACAAATATAGAAGG CATCGCTATGATTACGATGGTCAT GACGAGCTTTGA
- the LOC102667952 gene encoding mitogen-activated protein kinase kinase kinase 20 translates to MDHIVAARSDHEAVTEWEKLKILGEGSYGTVSLAVLTAPEEAKGELIAVKTSKPHGLDSLQKEETILDSFFGCKEILRCIWSLFTMENGRFVYNLLMEFAPCGSLGDLIRKKPLSESQVRVYSRMLLKGLSLVHRFGVVHCDLKPDNILLFPSGEENDVDYQLKIADFGLSRTKDEVFDADFWKIKFRGSPFYMSPESVMGRIETPLDIWSLGCMVIEMMTGFPAWNHIPTTRDLMFKLAFLKEAPPLPSGLSSLCQDFLNKCFVKDSAQRWTANMLLDHPFISAAKSYM, encoded by the coding sequence ATGGATCATATCGTGGCTGCAAGGTCTGATCATGAAGCTGTGACTGAATGGGAGAAGCTAAAGATATTGGGAGAGGGTTCTTATGGAACCGTCTCCCTAGCTGTGCTTACTGCCCCGGAAGAAGCAAAAGGAGAGCTAATAGCTGTCAAGACTTCAAAGCCTCACGGTTTAGATTCATTGCAGAAAGAAGaaaccatattagattcattCTTTGGCTGCAAAGAAATTCTCCGATGCATTTGGAGCCTATTCACCATGGAGAATGGTCGTTTTGTCTACAATCTCCTCATGGAGTTTGCCCCTTGCGGTTCTCTGGGAGACTTGATCAGAAAGAAACCACTCTCGGAGAGCCAAGTGAGAGTATACTCACGCATGCTTCTCAAAGGGCTTTCTCTCGTTCATCGATTCGGGGTCGTTCATTGCGATTTGAAACCAGACAACATTCTTCTCTTTCCTTCGGGCGAGGAGAATGATGTGGATTATCAACTCAAGATCGCGGATTTCGGACTTTCAAGGACCAAAGACGAGGTGTTTGATGCAGACTTTTGGAAGATCAAGTTCAGAGGCTCCCCATTTTACATGTCACCGGAATCCGTCATGGGCCGAATCGAAACACCATTGGATATATGGTCTCTTGGGTGCATGGTAATCGAGATGATGACCGGGTTTCCAGCATGGAACCACATTCCTACCACAAGGGACTTGATGTTCAAACTTGCATTCCTCAAAGAAGCACCACCGTTGCCTTCTGGGCTGAGTTCTCTTTGCCAAGATTTCTTGAACAAGTGTTTCGTCAAGGATTCTGCTCAGAGATGGACGGCCAACATGCTTCTCGACCATCCTTTTATTTCTGCTGCAAAATCATACATGTGA
- the LOC100305656 gene encoding Acyl carrier protein 2, mitochondrial-like codes for MAASRSTFPLMKYLRVRVDALPRNTPLTLAPNFLIRRFCEEVRGCFLDKSEVTDRVISCVKNFQKVDPSKVNPNAHFQNDLGLDSLDSVEIVMALEEEFGFEIPDNEADKINSIKLAVDFIASHPQAK; via the exons ATGGCGGCGAGTAGAAGCACTTTTCCTCTGATGAAATACTTGAGAGTGCGCGTCGACGCTCTTCCCCGCAACACTCCCTTAACCCTCGCTCCCAACTTTTTGATTCGCCGCTTCTGTGAAGAGGTTAGGGGTTGTTTTCTCGACAAGTCTGAGGTCACAGATCGCGTCATTTCCTGCGTCAAAAACTTCCAGAAAGTTGATCCTTCAAAG GTTAACCCTAATGCTCACTTCCAGAATGACCTTGGATTGGATAGTTTAGATTCGGTAGAGATTGTGATGGCTCTTGAGGAGGAGTTTGGGTTCGAGATTCCTGATAATGAGGCAGACAAGATCAACTCCATTAAACTTGCAGTGGACTTCATTGCATCTCATCCTCAGGCAAAGTAG
- the LOC100795991 gene encoding dehydrogenase/reductase SDR family member 7 isoform X1: MLIVFICIFLFFIFLYKFLIAYGDFTLMSKKQPKRQEIEDKVVWITGASRGIGEILAKQFASLGAKLIISARNEAELNRVRTQLKGKHAPDDVKILPLDLSSGEDSLRIAVEKAESFFPDSGVDYMVHNAAFERPKTSILDVTEEGLKATFDVNVLGTITLTKLLAPFMLKRGHGHFVVMSSAAGKTPAPGQAVYSASKYALNGYFHTLRSELCQKGIQVTVVCPGPIETSNNAGSRVPSEKRVPSERCAELTIIAATHGLKEAWISYQPVLAVMYLVQYMPTIGYWVMDKIGKSRVEAAEQKGNTYSLSLLLGKKKAT, encoded by the exons ATGTTGATCGTGTTCATTTGCATCTTccttttcttcatctttctttacAAGTTCCTCATCGCTTATG gcgATTTCACTTTGATGTCTAAGAAGCAACCTAAGCGCCAAGAGATTGAAGATAAG GTTGTTTGGATTACTGGTGCTAGCCGTGGAATTG GGGAGATTCTGGCTAAACAGTTTGCAAGTTTAGGGGCCAAGCTTATTATCTCTGCAAGGAATGAAGCTGAGCTAAACCGAGTAAGGACACAGCTGAAAG GTAAGCATGCACCTGATGACGTCAAGATCTTACCATTGGATTTATCATCTGGAGAGGATTCTCTTAGGATAGCTGTTGAGAAAGCAGAATCCTTTTTTCCGGATTCTGGTGTTGATTACATGGTCCATAATGCAGCTTTTGAGCGTCCT aaaacATCAATTTTAGATGTAACTGAGGAAGGTCTTAAG GCTACCTTTGATGTCAATGTTCTGGGGACAATAACTCTCACAAAGCTCTTGGCACCTTTCATGTTGAAGAGGGGGCATGGTCATTTTGTGGTG ATGAGTAGTGCAGCAGGAAAGACACCTGCCCCAGGTCAGGCTGTATACTCTGCTTCTAAATATGCGCTcaatggttacttccatacctTGCGTTCAGAG CTTTGTCAGAAAGGAATCCAGGTAACTGTGGTCTGTCCTGGTCCAATAGAAACATCAAATAATGCTGGATCAAGGGTTCCATCTGAG AAGCGTGTGCCATCTGAAAGGTGTGCAGAGCTGACTATTATTGCTGCAACTCATGGCTTAAAGGAAGCTTGGATATCATATCAG CCTGTGCTTGCTGTCATGTATCTCGTTCAGTACATGCCAACTATTGGTTATTGGGTCATGGACAAG ATTGGCAAAAGTCGAGTAGAAGCTGCTGAACAGAAGGGAAACACATATTCTTTGAGCTTACTGCTCGGAAAAAAGAAGGCCACTTGA
- the LOC100795991 gene encoding dehydrogenase/reductase SDR family member 7 isoform X3 codes for MLIVFICIFLFFIFLYKFLIAYGDFTLMSKKQPKRQEIEDKVVWITGASRGIGEILAKQFASLGAKLIISARNEAELNRVRTQLKGKHAPDDVKILPLDLSSGEDSLRIAVEKAESFFPDSGVDYMVHNAAFERPKTSILDVTEEGLKATFDVNVLGTITLTKLLAPFMLKRGHGHFVVMSSAAGKTPAPGQAVYSASKYALNGYFHTLRSELCQKGIQVTVVCPGPIETSNNAGSRVPSEKRVPSERCAELTIIAATHGLKEAWISYQIG; via the exons ATGTTGATCGTGTTCATTTGCATCTTccttttcttcatctttctttacAAGTTCCTCATCGCTTATG gcgATTTCACTTTGATGTCTAAGAAGCAACCTAAGCGCCAAGAGATTGAAGATAAG GTTGTTTGGATTACTGGTGCTAGCCGTGGAATTG GGGAGATTCTGGCTAAACAGTTTGCAAGTTTAGGGGCCAAGCTTATTATCTCTGCAAGGAATGAAGCTGAGCTAAACCGAGTAAGGACACAGCTGAAAG GTAAGCATGCACCTGATGACGTCAAGATCTTACCATTGGATTTATCATCTGGAGAGGATTCTCTTAGGATAGCTGTTGAGAAAGCAGAATCCTTTTTTCCGGATTCTGGTGTTGATTACATGGTCCATAATGCAGCTTTTGAGCGTCCT aaaacATCAATTTTAGATGTAACTGAGGAAGGTCTTAAG GCTACCTTTGATGTCAATGTTCTGGGGACAATAACTCTCACAAAGCTCTTGGCACCTTTCATGTTGAAGAGGGGGCATGGTCATTTTGTGGTG ATGAGTAGTGCAGCAGGAAAGACACCTGCCCCAGGTCAGGCTGTATACTCTGCTTCTAAATATGCGCTcaatggttacttccatacctTGCGTTCAGAG CTTTGTCAGAAAGGAATCCAGGTAACTGTGGTCTGTCCTGGTCCAATAGAAACATCAAATAATGCTGGATCAAGGGTTCCATCTGAG AAGCGTGTGCCATCTGAAAGGTGTGCAGAGCTGACTATTATTGCTGCAACTCATGGCTTAAAGGAAGCTTGGATATCATATCAG ATAGGCTAA
- the LOC100795991 gene encoding uncharacterized oxidoreductase SERP2049 isoform X2, translated as MLIVFICIFLFFIFLYKFLIAYGDFTLMSKKQPKRQEIEDKVVWITGASRGIGEILAKQFASLGAKLIISARNEAELNRVRTQLKGKHAPDDVKILPLDLSSGEDSLRIAVEKAESFFPDSGVDYMVHNAAFERPKTSILDVTEEGLKATFDVNVLGTITLTKLLAPFMLKRGHGHFVVMSSAAGKTPAPGQAVYSASKYALNGYFHTLRSELCQKGIQVTVVCPGPIETSNNAGSRVPSEKRVPSERCAELTIIAATHGLKEAWISYQANCLACILCILYACACCHVSRSVHANYWLLGHGQDWQKSSRSC; from the exons ATGTTGATCGTGTTCATTTGCATCTTccttttcttcatctttctttacAAGTTCCTCATCGCTTATG gcgATTTCACTTTGATGTCTAAGAAGCAACCTAAGCGCCAAGAGATTGAAGATAAG GTTGTTTGGATTACTGGTGCTAGCCGTGGAATTG GGGAGATTCTGGCTAAACAGTTTGCAAGTTTAGGGGCCAAGCTTATTATCTCTGCAAGGAATGAAGCTGAGCTAAACCGAGTAAGGACACAGCTGAAAG GTAAGCATGCACCTGATGACGTCAAGATCTTACCATTGGATTTATCATCTGGAGAGGATTCTCTTAGGATAGCTGTTGAGAAAGCAGAATCCTTTTTTCCGGATTCTGGTGTTGATTACATGGTCCATAATGCAGCTTTTGAGCGTCCT aaaacATCAATTTTAGATGTAACTGAGGAAGGTCTTAAG GCTACCTTTGATGTCAATGTTCTGGGGACAATAACTCTCACAAAGCTCTTGGCACCTTTCATGTTGAAGAGGGGGCATGGTCATTTTGTGGTG ATGAGTAGTGCAGCAGGAAAGACACCTGCCCCAGGTCAGGCTGTATACTCTGCTTCTAAATATGCGCTcaatggttacttccatacctTGCGTTCAGAG CTTTGTCAGAAAGGAATCCAGGTAACTGTGGTCTGTCCTGGTCCAATAGAAACATCAAATAATGCTGGATCAAGGGTTCCATCTGAG AAGCGTGTGCCATCTGAAAGGTGTGCAGAGCTGACTATTATTGCTGCAACTCATGGCTTAAAGGAAGCTTGGATATCATATCAG GCTAATTGTCTTGCATGCATATTGTGCATTCTTTATG CCTGTGCTTGCTGTCATGTATCTCGTTCAGTACATGCCAACTATTGGTTATTGGGTCATGGACAAG ATTGGCAAAAGTCGAGTAGAAGCTGCTGA